GTCAAGCTTTCCTCTCCTGTCCcctaatattttacttttagttttgAAGCTAGAATTCGTACTCCACATGTGCTTTTGAAGTGTTCCAGTAAAgcacaggaaaagaaaaaaaaaaccttaaaacaTCTTATcacatattaatttatatttaatttaaaaggtTCCCTCAAACCTACTGAAGAATTATAACAAAGTGTGCTGTGTTCAACTTTACGAATGTTGGCAAgtcattaaatttaaaatttatgcaaacaataaacaatattaatgaAAACTATAGAAAAGGGTATATAAAAAAGACTGACAtgtccacaaacaaacaaacaaaaacaatttaaattgtttggctttaaataaaacaacaaaacaatcacaAGCTCTAAAAGCTTCTAGAAAACTAAAACTCAATACAAACTTATAAGCTAAAAGTTGATAACATTAGGGTAGGTATGGCGACCAAAATAAAAGGCCAAATGCTCTACATTATGAACAATAGCGCAGTTTTCTCTTCTGGCATAGCAAACATTTACTGGAACCCTTCCTAAATGAGATTTTGTATAATTATTGGTTTACGAACTATGCTCTGTTAGTCGTTTGGTCTCGTTAAGTATTTATTAAGCACTCAAAAATGTCCTTCCATTTTGTGAACAATAAAGGGATGTACTTTGTGTATTTAGATCATGTATTCTCAACTAGGTTAGGTCAATGTCACCTAATCATTGGTGTGAAATACATTTGCAATAACTTTAATATGAAGAGAAGGGGGCAACTAGTTATCGGTAGAACCTTAAGGACAaccaaaggaagaaaaaagaacgttCAGAGAATGAACGTTAAAGATATGAATCGAATGATTAATTCTGTTGTGCTTACTTAAAATATTAGGTgccttaaaaataaacttcacttCAATGGATCCAGAGGaatcaataaaaatacacaaaataaactattacTATATGAAAACTATATGTCAAACATCTGCCTCATTCTCAAAATGCCTCTTtgaaaaaacccaaaatgaGTTGACAAGCCGTACAACCATTGCCAATCTACGGATATAATTGTTTCCAGACGATCAGCTGGTCATCATCCTTTATGTCGCAAATGCAAACGATTTTATACATCGTGTTAGTGTGGAGCTCCATGAATCACAGAAACTAAATGACGGGAGACAGATTCTTATTGCATTTATTCAAAGGCACTAAATATAGCAACATAATATTAAGCGCATAATAATaatcctcctcttcctcctcctcctcctcatcatcaccatcatcatcatcatcatcatcgtcgtcgtcatcgcaGTGACATGTCGGCAAGTTATATTCATGTCTTCCATGTCCATTTGTTCCCTAGTTTTGCTGCAGGGCCTGCTGAATCCTATCAGGTTGGATCCCTAAAGAAAGGAGAAATGCCTGTTCCCTTGCACCtatcaaaaccatttttttttctactcctTCTATTAAAATgatgtattaattaatattatactatttaattattaatatatgtataaatcatatgatgtgcttgcatgcctacATGTAATGCGCCCTGAGTCTGGATGATTATGGAAAAGacgctatacaaatgtgctttttatttcttattaataataatagtaacaacaacaacaacaacaacaacaacaacaacaacaacaacaacaacaacaaaagtaagtTTTAAGGTACAGTCAAGGAACGTCCATTACGGGGTAGTCAGGACACATACGAGtgcatgacgggacagacacgtGGCTTCACATCGGCTACCCCCGGCCTTCATCGACGATTTGGGAGAATTATGCATGTATGTGACCTCCACCCCAAGCCGAGGATAAACTCATTTATTCTTTGCTGTTCCTGTAGAGATGCTATTCATCCATACCCTCTGAAATCTTaaccggtgtgtgtgtgcacgcttgCGTGCTTgcttacttgtgtgtgtgtgtgtgtgtgaaagaaagtgCGTGCGTATGAAGATGCACAAAAAGACTATGCACAACATAATTTCCTACATTATTTAATAGGCAATTATCACATCTAGTTACAAATATCTTGTGGAAAAACGGTTTTCCCATACTGTTTATTGTCCATCTAAAAAGTACCAATAGCctgccaaaataaaaatagtcaaaTTTAAAGGAAAACGACAATGGTGCTCATATATTTACTGCcactttttatttgtacaaagaAATGTTACAGGCGATACAAAACCACAAACGAATCCCTGCCCTCTGATTTGTGAAAATTTTGACGAGTGGTAATTTCGTGACCATAACCTTCCTGAGAACAACTCACTATCATCAAGCGGTGTGGGTGTGATCCACAGAGAAAGAGGTGTGCATTGCTATGATATGTTAATGTTGATGTGTTAGCTGCATAGAGGGTGAAAAAAGGAGAGGAGTTCcataacacattttaaaaaatttttgtcagGGCGAGCTTTGTTTGCGGGGACACTACccatctcttcttcctctccattctttacttttcttactTCTTTACTTTACTTCTACGGGTGTGGCTATCCAACCCAGCAAGTTTGGTTGACTGTAGAAAGTTGGCGATGCTACAATATTATCAAACATCCGCTACAGAAGATTAGGACTCAAGTGCTCTACCCATTTGACTACCCGCTTCCTTTCAAAGCAATATCATTGACTAAATGTTGTAGGAGAATTATCTTGTCTTCACGATCGGTGGTCATAttttaaaggtaattttttaCACCCACAGTCTTTTTCTTAACATACCTGCACAGCGTATTTCAGTCATAAGAAGtaggcatttaaaaaatgttattagtTTTTCAGTTAATATTtattccctttctctttttcttccttccattcATTCTTCTTACCATTCACATGATATAGTAGAAGTAAAAACGAAAGACACAAAGGAGTTTTCAAAGCTTCATTCGGGCAACCTCTGGCAAACATTCACAGATCATGTAGTTTACACAGTTTATGGTCTTGGTATCTACGACAGCAAGAATCAGCCGACAGCAATGAAGCTCAGAGAAAAATCAGCGCCTTGGTCAGTAAGGAAGTTACACTGGTGACATAGGCAGGTGGACTCTGTTGACCAGCATTTCCTCCTTGCTTTTCCCGAGCGGACTAGATTAACCACGGTTTCCACCCTTGCCTTCTGAGGCGCCACGGTTTCCACCCTTGCCTTCTGAGGAGCCACGGTTTCCACCTTTGCCTTCTGAGGAACCATGTTTTCCACTCTTGCCTTCTGAGGAATCATGTTTTCCACCCTTGCCTTTTGAGGAGCCATGTTTTCCACTCTTGCCTTCTGAGGAATCATGTTTTCCACCCTTGCCTTCTGAATGACCGCCgtgtttctttccttcacttttaCCATTgccattgtctttgtttttatgggCCTGGAAATTCCCAAACGCAATTAAAACCACACGTATACATAGAGAAATCTATGGCTTACCtaaaatacatacaaacactcGCGCTTCATTTACATAGACATTAAACCAAGGAGACATTAGTTCTCAACTTAGAGAAGATAGATAACCGACGTATGactaaatgtataaaatgttatCTCGTATAAACAGACCCATCAGAAgacctaagaaaaaaattattaaacgTATGAGTATAAATCAGTTGTAAGGTCTTTTAACGTATTTGAAATGAATGTGAGATAACGTGGAGAGAAGACTCACCAAGGCAACGGCCACACAAA
The sequence above is a segment of the Pomacea canaliculata isolate SZHN2017 linkage group LG6, ASM307304v1, whole genome shotgun sequence genome. Coding sequences within it:
- the LOC112567084 gene encoding holotricin-3-like — encoded protein: MRTEFKRVVGSRATDYKSLLQSHGPIIVFSDSLHPSTVLLPDHVSSNVSLKMKLTLLLLLVAVCVAVALAHKNKDNGNGKSEGKKHGGHSEGKGGKHDSSEGKSGKHGSSKGKGGKHDSSEGKSGKHGSSEGKGGNRGSSEGKGGNRGASEGKGGNRG